One genomic segment of Odocoileus virginianus isolate 20LAN1187 ecotype Illinois chromosome 17, Ovbor_1.2, whole genome shotgun sequence includes these proteins:
- the SPHK1 gene encoding sphingosine kinase 1 isoform X2: protein MGSPRPVYTAKFLSDPATAGNDTGAPRATATGGEGEPHSRHQDARLGSTDKELKSRATAADSVRTASGTPRQRGPRAEVMDAAGGSRNPLPRPCHVLVLLNPRGGKGKALQLFWSHVQPLLAQADVSFTLMLTERRNHARELVRAEDLRRWDALVVMSGDGLIHEVVNGLMERPDWETAIQKPLCSLPAGSGNAMAASLNHYAGYEQVTNEDLLTNCTQLLCRRLLAPMDLLSLQTACGQRLFSVLSLAWGFIADVDLESEKFRRLGEMRFTLGTCLRLVALRTYRGSLAYLPAETLASRGAPSPARAPQGPADTHVVPLEQPVPPHWTVVPEQDFVLVLALLHSHLASELFTAPMGRCSAGAMHLFYVRAGVSRATLLRLFLAMEKGRHMEYHCPHLVYVPVVAFRLEPKDGKGVFAVDGELLISGAVQGQVLPNYFWMVSGCTESPPSLKPQPSPRRKSQQRTPPAERR, encoded by the exons ATGGGGTCGCCTAGGCCTGTTTACACCGCCAAGTTCCTTTCAG ATCCGGCAACCGCAGGGAATGACACGGGTGCCCCCAGAGCCACGGCAACGGGCGGGGAGGGCGAGCCCCACAGCCGTCACCAAGACGCCCGCCTGGGCAGCACCGATAAGGAGCTGAAGTCAAGAGCCACCGCGGCGGACAGCGTCCGGACAGCTTCGGGGACCCCTCGGCAGCGGGGGCCACGGGCCGAGGTCATGGATGCAG CGGGCGGCTCCCGGAACCCGCTCCCAAGGCCCTGCCACGTGCTGGTGCTGTTAAATCCGCGCGGGGGCAAGGGCAAAGCCCTGCAGCTCTTCTGGAGCCACGTGCAGCCGCTGCTGGCCCAGGCCGACGTCTCCTTCACGCTGATGCTCACTG AGCGGCGGAACCACGCCCGGGAGCTGGTGCGCGCCGAGGACCTGCGACGCTGGGACGCGCTGGTGGTCATGTCCGGAGACGGGCTGATCCACGAG GTGGTGAACGGGCTCATGGAGCGGCCTGACTGGGAGACCGCCATCCAGAAGCCCCTGTGTAGCCTTCCAGCCGGCTCTGGCAATGCGATGGCCGCTTCTCTGAACCATTACGCCGG GTACGAGCAGGTGACGAACGAAGACCTCCTGACCAACTGCACCCAGCTGCTGTGCCGCCGGCTGCTGGCGCCCATGGACCTGCTATCCCTGCAGACCGCCTGCGGGCAGCGCCTCTTCTCCGTGCTCAGCCTGGCGTGGGGTTTCATCGCCGACGTGGATCTGGAGAGCGAGAAGTTTCGGCGGCTGGGCGAGATGCGCTTCACTCTGGGCACCTGCCTGCGCCTGGTGGCCCTGCGCACCTACCGGGGCAGCCTGGCCTACCTGCCCGCAGAAACGCTGGCCTCCAGGGGGGCACCCTCCCCGGCTCGGGCCCCGCAGGGCCCCGCGGACACCCACGTGGTGCCCCTGGAGCAGCCAGTGCCCCCTCACTGGACGGTGGTGCCCGAGCAGGACTTTGTGCTGGTGTTGGCGCTCCTGCACTCCCACCTGGCCAGTGAGCTTTTCACCGCCCCCATGGGCCGCTGTTCGGCCGGCGCCATGCACCTGTTCTACGTGCGCGCCGGCGTGTCCCGGGCCACGCTGCTGCGCCTCTTCCTGGCCATGGAGAAAGGCAGGCACATGGAGTACCACTGCCCCCACCTGGTGTACGTGCCCGTGGTCGCCTTCCGCCTGGAGCCCAAGGACGGGAAGGGTGTGTTTGCTGTGGATGGGGAACTGCTGATCAGCGGGGCTGTCCAGGGCCAGGTTCTCCCCAACTACTTCTGGATGGTCAGTGGCTGCACGGAGTCCCCACCCTCTCTGAAACCGCAGCCCTCCCCCCGCAGGAAGTCTCAGCAGAGGACGCCCCCAGCAGAGCGCCGGTGA
- the UBE2O gene encoding (E3-independent) E2 ubiquitin-conjugating enzyme isoform X3, protein MRSTDSQCGTVIDVNIDCAVKLIGTNCIVYPVNSKDLQHIWPFMYGDYIAYDCWLGKVYDLKNQIILKLSNGARCSMNTEDGAKLYDVCPHVSDSGLFFDDSYGFYPGQVLIGPAKIFSSVQWLSGVKPVLSAKSKFRVVVEEVQVVELKVTWITKSFCPGGTDSVSPPPSVITQENLGRVKRLGCFDHAQRQLGERCLYVFPAKVEPAKIACECPEKHCAQGEGSMAKKVKRLLKKQLVRITSCSPDVQCSRDHSVEDAGKKGAAKAKSETGSASPEETPDGSSSPVEMQDEGPEEAHEAGEQLPPFLLKEGGDDRLHSAEQDADDEAADDTDDTSSVTSSASSTTSSQSGSGTSRKKSIPLSIKNLKRKHKRKKNKITRDFKPGDRVAVEVVTTMTSADVMWQDGSVECNIRSNDLFPVHHLDNNEFCPGDFVVDKRVQSCPDPAVYGVVQSGDHVGRTCMVKWFKLRPSGDDVELIGEEEDVSVYDIADHPDFRFRTTDIVIRIGNTEDGAPHKEDEPSVGQVARVDVSSKVEVVWADNSKTIILPQHLYNIESEIEESDYDSVEGSTSGASSDEWEDDSDSWETDNGLVEDEHPKIEEPPIPTAEQPAAPEEDKGVVISEEAATAAIQGAVAMAAPVAGLMEKAGKDGPPKSFRELKEAIKILESLKNMTVEQLLTGSPTSPTAEPEKPTREKKFLDDIKKLQENLKKTLDNVAIAEEEKMEAVPETERKEEKPEGPSPVKAEWPSETPVLCQQCGGKPGVTFTSAKGEVFSVLEFAPSNHSFKKIEFQPPEAKKFFSTVRKEMALLATSLPDGIMVKTFEDRMDLFSALIKGPTRTPYEDGLYLFDIQLPNIYPAVPPHFCYLSQCSGRLNPNLYDNGKVCVSLLGTWIGKGTERWTSKSSLLQVLISIQGLILVNEPYYNEAGFDSDRGLQEGYENSRCYNEMALIRVVQSMTQLVRRPPEVFEQEIRQHFSTGGWRLVSRIESWLETHALLERAQALPNGLPKDSSSPELPAVAELSDFSREEPEDGGLAPGEASQGSDSEGPASASRDHVEQASEAPPDASVPPSVKPKKRRKSYRSFLPEKSGYPDLGFPLFPLSKGFVKSIRGVLTQFRAALTEAGMPESAGDK, encoded by the exons ATGCGCTCCACT GACAGCCAGTGCGGCACCGTGATCGACGTGAACATCGACTGCGCCGTCAAGCTCATCGGCACCAACTGCATCGTCTACCCTGTCAACAGCAAGGACCTGCAGCACATCTGG CCCTTCATGTACGGGGACTACATCGCCTACGACTGCTGGCTGGGCAAGGTCTACGACCTGAAGAACCAGATCATCCTGAAACTGTCCAACGGCGCCAG GTGCTCCATGAACACAGAGGACGGCGCCAAGCTCTACGACGTCTGCCCGCACGTCAGCGACTCT GGTCTCTTCTTCGATGATTCCTATGGCTTCTACCCGGGCCAGGTGCTCATTGGCCCTGCCAAGATCTTCTCCAGTGTCCAGTGGCTGTCAGGCGTCAAGCCGGTGCTCAGCGCCAAGAGCAAGTTCCGTGTGGTGGTCGAAGAG GTGCAGGTTGTAGAGCTGAAGGTCACCTGGATTACCAAGAGCTTCTGTCCAGGGGGCACGGACAGCGTCAGCCCCCCGCCCTCTGTCATCACCCAGGAAAACCTAGGCAG GGTGAAGCGTCTCGGATGCTTTGACCATGCTCAGCGGCAGCTTGGGGAGCgctgtctgtatgtcttcccAGCCAAGGTAGAGCCGGCCAAGATTGCCTGTGAATGTCCAGAAAAACACTGCGCCCAGGGGGAGGGCTCTATGGCCAAGAAG GTGAAGCGCCTCCTGAAGAAGCAGCTTGTGAGGATCACGTCTTGCTCCCCGGACGTCCAGTGCTCCAGGGACCATTCCGTGGAGGATGCAGGCAAGAAGGGGGCGGCCAAAGCCAAGAGCGAAACAGGCTCCGCCAGCCCCGAGGAGACGCCCGATGGGTCCTCCAGCCCAGTGGAGATGCAGGACGAGGGCCCAGAGGAGGCCCACGAGGCAGGCGAGCAGCTGCCCCCCTTCCTGCTGAAGGAGGGCGGGGACGACAGGCTGCACTCAGCCGAGCAGGACGCTGACGACGAGGCTGCAGACGACACAGACGACACCAGCTCGGTGACCTCCTCCGCCAgctccaccacctcctcccagaGCGGCAGCGGCACGAGTCGCAAGAAGAGCATCCCCTTGTCAATCAAGAACTTAAAGCGGAAacacaagaggaagaagaataaaatcacacGCGACTTCAAGCCAGGGGACAG GGTGGCCGTGGAGGTGGTGACCACGATGACCTCGGCGGACGTGATGTGGCAGGACGGCTCTGTGGAGTGCAACATCCGCTCCAACGACCTCTTCCCGGTGCACCACCTGGACAACAACGAGTTCTGCCCTGGAGACTTCGTGGTGGACAAGCGAG TCCAGAGCTGTCCGGACCCCGCTGTCTACGGCGTGGTGCAGTCTGGGGACCACGTGGGCCGCACGTGCATGGTGAAGTGGTTCAAGCTGCGGCCTAGCGGGGATGATGTGGAG CTGATCGGAGAGGAGGAAGACGTGAGCGTTTACGACATCGCCGATCACCCTGACTTCCGGTTCCGCACGACCGACATCGTCATCCGAATCGGGAACACTGAGGACGGAGCCCCGCACAAGGAGGACGAG CCATCGGTGGGCCAGGTAGCCCGCGTGGACGTCAGCAGCAAAGTGGAGGTGGTGTGGGCTGACAACTCAAAGACCATCATCCTGCCCCAG CACCTGTATAACATCGAGTCTGAGATCGAGGAGTCTGACTACGACTCGGTGGAAGGCAGCACCAGTGGGGCGTCCTCGGACGAGTGGGAAGACGACAGTGACAGCTGGGAGACGGACAATGGGCTGGTGGAGGATGAGCACCCCAAGATAGAGGAGCCCCCCATCCCCACCGCAGAGCAGCCGGCAGCCCCCGAGGAGGACAAGGGCGTGGTGATCAGCGAGGAGGCTGCCACAGCTGCCATCCAGGGGGCCGTGGCCATGGCTGCCCCCGTGGCTGGGCTGATGGAGAAGGCTGGCAAGGACGGGCCCCCGAAGAGCTTCCGGGAGCTGAAGGAGGCCATCAAGATCCTGGAGAGCCTCAAAAACATGACGGTGGAGCAGTTGCTGACAGGCTCACCCACCTCCCCCACGGCAGAGCCTGAGAAACCCACGCGGGAGAAGAAGTTCCTGGATGACATCAAGAAGCTGCAGGAGAACCTCAAGAAGACCCTGGACAATGTGGCCATCGCTGAGGAGGAGAAGATGGAGGCGGTGCCGGAGACGGAGCGCAAGGAGGAGAAGCCCGAGGGGCCGTCGCCGGTGAAGGCCGAGTGGCCCAGCGAGACCCCAGTGCTCTGCCAGCAGTGCGGCGGCAAGCCCGGCGTCACCTTCACCAGTGCCAAGGGCGAGGTCTTCTCGGTGCTGGAGTTCGCACCCT CAAATCACTCTTTTAAGAAAATTGAGTTCCAGCCTCCAGAAGCCAAGAAGTTCTTCAGCACAGTGCGGAAGGAGATGGCGCTGCTGGCCACCTCGCTGCCCGATGGCATCATGGTCAAGACATTTGAGGACAGAATG GACCTCTTCTCGGCCCTGATCAAGGGCCCCACTCGCACCCCGTACGAGGACGGCCTCTACCTGTTCGACATCCAGCTGCCCAACATCTACCCGGCCGTGCCCCCCCACTTCTGCTACCTCTCCCAGTGCAGTGGCCGCCTGAACCCCAACCTGTATGACAACGGGAAGGTGTGCGTCAGCCTCCTGGGCACCTGGATTGGAAAG GGGACAGAGAGGTGGACGAGCAAATCCAGCCTTCTCCAGGTGCTCATCTCCATCCAAG gTCTAATTCTGGTGAACGAACCATACTACAACGAGGCGGGCTTCGACAGCGACCGAGGCCTGCAGGAGGGCTATGAGAACAGCCGCTGCTACAACGAGATGGCCCTCATccgcgtggtgcagtccatgacCCAGCTGGTCCGGCGGCCGCCCGAGGTCTTCGAGCAGGAGATCCGGCAGCACTTCAGCACCGGCGGCTGGCGGCTGGTGAGCCGCATCGAGTCCTGGCTGGAAACCCACGCCCTGCTGGAGAGGGCCCAGGCGCTGCCCAACGGGCTCCCCAAGGACAGCAGCTCGCCGGAGCTGCCGGCCGTGGCCGAGCTCTCGGACTTTAGCCGAGAGGAACCTGAGGACGGGGGGCTGGCCCCCGGGGAGGCCTCCCAGGGCTCAGACTCGGAGGGCCCAGCCTCAGCCAGCAGGGACCACGTGGAACAGGCCTCGGAGGCCCCGCCCGACGCCTCGGTGCCACCCAGCGTCAAgccaaagaagaggagaaagagttaCCGGAGCTTCCTGCCCGAGAAGAGCGGCTACCCTGACCTCGGCTTCCCTCTCTTCCCGCTCTCCAAGGGCTTCGTCAAGAGCATCCGGGGAGTCCTGACGCAGTTCCGGGCCGCGCTGACGGAGGCAGGCATGCCCGAGAGCGCGGGGGACAAGTAG
- the SPHK1 gene encoding sphingosine kinase 1 isoform X1: MPVRAASRAWSQDLTGRPPPKGTAPDSTCAVSSPSDPATAGNDTGAPRATATGGEGEPHSRHQDARLGSTDKELKSRATAADSVRTASGTPRQRGPRAEVMDAAGGSRNPLPRPCHVLVLLNPRGGKGKALQLFWSHVQPLLAQADVSFTLMLTERRNHARELVRAEDLRRWDALVVMSGDGLIHEVVNGLMERPDWETAIQKPLCSLPAGSGNAMAASLNHYAGYEQVTNEDLLTNCTQLLCRRLLAPMDLLSLQTACGQRLFSVLSLAWGFIADVDLESEKFRRLGEMRFTLGTCLRLVALRTYRGSLAYLPAETLASRGAPSPARAPQGPADTHVVPLEQPVPPHWTVVPEQDFVLVLALLHSHLASELFTAPMGRCSAGAMHLFYVRAGVSRATLLRLFLAMEKGRHMEYHCPHLVYVPVVAFRLEPKDGKGVFAVDGELLISGAVQGQVLPNYFWMVSGCTESPPSLKPQPSPRRKSQQRTPPAERR, encoded by the exons ATGCCGGTGCGCGCGGCTTCCCGAGCGTGGTCCCAGGACCTAACGGGGCGCCCCCCACCTAAGGGTACCGCTCCAGACTCCACCTGTGCGGTCTCCTCTCCCTCAGATCCGGCAACCGCAGGGAATGACACGGGTGCCCCCAGAGCCACGGCAACGGGCGGGGAGGGCGAGCCCCACAGCCGTCACCAAGACGCCCGCCTGGGCAGCACCGATAAGGAGCTGAAGTCAAGAGCCACCGCGGCGGACAGCGTCCGGACAGCTTCGGGGACCCCTCGGCAGCGGGGGCCACGGGCCGAGGTCATGGATGCAG CGGGCGGCTCCCGGAACCCGCTCCCAAGGCCCTGCCACGTGCTGGTGCTGTTAAATCCGCGCGGGGGCAAGGGCAAAGCCCTGCAGCTCTTCTGGAGCCACGTGCAGCCGCTGCTGGCCCAGGCCGACGTCTCCTTCACGCTGATGCTCACTG AGCGGCGGAACCACGCCCGGGAGCTGGTGCGCGCCGAGGACCTGCGACGCTGGGACGCGCTGGTGGTCATGTCCGGAGACGGGCTGATCCACGAG GTGGTGAACGGGCTCATGGAGCGGCCTGACTGGGAGACCGCCATCCAGAAGCCCCTGTGTAGCCTTCCAGCCGGCTCTGGCAATGCGATGGCCGCTTCTCTGAACCATTACGCCGG GTACGAGCAGGTGACGAACGAAGACCTCCTGACCAACTGCACCCAGCTGCTGTGCCGCCGGCTGCTGGCGCCCATGGACCTGCTATCCCTGCAGACCGCCTGCGGGCAGCGCCTCTTCTCCGTGCTCAGCCTGGCGTGGGGTTTCATCGCCGACGTGGATCTGGAGAGCGAGAAGTTTCGGCGGCTGGGCGAGATGCGCTTCACTCTGGGCACCTGCCTGCGCCTGGTGGCCCTGCGCACCTACCGGGGCAGCCTGGCCTACCTGCCCGCAGAAACGCTGGCCTCCAGGGGGGCACCCTCCCCGGCTCGGGCCCCGCAGGGCCCCGCGGACACCCACGTGGTGCCCCTGGAGCAGCCAGTGCCCCCTCACTGGACGGTGGTGCCCGAGCAGGACTTTGTGCTGGTGTTGGCGCTCCTGCACTCCCACCTGGCCAGTGAGCTTTTCACCGCCCCCATGGGCCGCTGTTCGGCCGGCGCCATGCACCTGTTCTACGTGCGCGCCGGCGTGTCCCGGGCCACGCTGCTGCGCCTCTTCCTGGCCATGGAGAAAGGCAGGCACATGGAGTACCACTGCCCCCACCTGGTGTACGTGCCCGTGGTCGCCTTCCGCCTGGAGCCCAAGGACGGGAAGGGTGTGTTTGCTGTGGATGGGGAACTGCTGATCAGCGGGGCTGTCCAGGGCCAGGTTCTCCCCAACTACTTCTGGATGGTCAGTGGCTGCACGGAGTCCCCACCCTCTCTGAAACCGCAGCCCTCCCCCCGCAGGAAGTCTCAGCAGAGGACGCCCCCAGCAGAGCGCCGGTGA
- the SPHK1 gene encoding sphingosine kinase 1 isoform X3 yields MGAAAETPQQGVRDPATAGNDTGAPRATATGGEGEPHSRHQDARLGSTDKELKSRATAADSVRTASGTPRQRGPRAEVMDAAGGSRNPLPRPCHVLVLLNPRGGKGKALQLFWSHVQPLLAQADVSFTLMLTERRNHARELVRAEDLRRWDALVVMSGDGLIHEVVNGLMERPDWETAIQKPLCSLPAGSGNAMAASLNHYAGYEQVTNEDLLTNCTQLLCRRLLAPMDLLSLQTACGQRLFSVLSLAWGFIADVDLESEKFRRLGEMRFTLGTCLRLVALRTYRGSLAYLPAETLASRGAPSPARAPQGPADTHVVPLEQPVPPHWTVVPEQDFVLVLALLHSHLASELFTAPMGRCSAGAMHLFYVRAGVSRATLLRLFLAMEKGRHMEYHCPHLVYVPVVAFRLEPKDGKGVFAVDGELLISGAVQGQVLPNYFWMVSGCTESPPSLKPQPSPRRKSQQRTPPAERR; encoded by the exons ATGGGAGCAGCTGCAGAGACGCCCCAGCAAGGAGTGAGGG ATCCGGCAACCGCAGGGAATGACACGGGTGCCCCCAGAGCCACGGCAACGGGCGGGGAGGGCGAGCCCCACAGCCGTCACCAAGACGCCCGCCTGGGCAGCACCGATAAGGAGCTGAAGTCAAGAGCCACCGCGGCGGACAGCGTCCGGACAGCTTCGGGGACCCCTCGGCAGCGGGGGCCACGGGCCGAGGTCATGGATGCAG CGGGCGGCTCCCGGAACCCGCTCCCAAGGCCCTGCCACGTGCTGGTGCTGTTAAATCCGCGCGGGGGCAAGGGCAAAGCCCTGCAGCTCTTCTGGAGCCACGTGCAGCCGCTGCTGGCCCAGGCCGACGTCTCCTTCACGCTGATGCTCACTG AGCGGCGGAACCACGCCCGGGAGCTGGTGCGCGCCGAGGACCTGCGACGCTGGGACGCGCTGGTGGTCATGTCCGGAGACGGGCTGATCCACGAG GTGGTGAACGGGCTCATGGAGCGGCCTGACTGGGAGACCGCCATCCAGAAGCCCCTGTGTAGCCTTCCAGCCGGCTCTGGCAATGCGATGGCCGCTTCTCTGAACCATTACGCCGG GTACGAGCAGGTGACGAACGAAGACCTCCTGACCAACTGCACCCAGCTGCTGTGCCGCCGGCTGCTGGCGCCCATGGACCTGCTATCCCTGCAGACCGCCTGCGGGCAGCGCCTCTTCTCCGTGCTCAGCCTGGCGTGGGGTTTCATCGCCGACGTGGATCTGGAGAGCGAGAAGTTTCGGCGGCTGGGCGAGATGCGCTTCACTCTGGGCACCTGCCTGCGCCTGGTGGCCCTGCGCACCTACCGGGGCAGCCTGGCCTACCTGCCCGCAGAAACGCTGGCCTCCAGGGGGGCACCCTCCCCGGCTCGGGCCCCGCAGGGCCCCGCGGACACCCACGTGGTGCCCCTGGAGCAGCCAGTGCCCCCTCACTGGACGGTGGTGCCCGAGCAGGACTTTGTGCTGGTGTTGGCGCTCCTGCACTCCCACCTGGCCAGTGAGCTTTTCACCGCCCCCATGGGCCGCTGTTCGGCCGGCGCCATGCACCTGTTCTACGTGCGCGCCGGCGTGTCCCGGGCCACGCTGCTGCGCCTCTTCCTGGCCATGGAGAAAGGCAGGCACATGGAGTACCACTGCCCCCACCTGGTGTACGTGCCCGTGGTCGCCTTCCGCCTGGAGCCCAAGGACGGGAAGGGTGTGTTTGCTGTGGATGGGGAACTGCTGATCAGCGGGGCTGTCCAGGGCCAGGTTCTCCCCAACTACTTCTGGATGGTCAGTGGCTGCACGGAGTCCCCACCCTCTCTGAAACCGCAGCCCTCCCCCCGCAGGAAGTCTCAGCAGAGGACGCCCCCAGCAGAGCGCCGGTGA